From Toxorhynchites rutilus septentrionalis strain SRP chromosome 2, ASM2978413v1, whole genome shotgun sequence, a single genomic window includes:
- the LOC129764847 gene encoding ribose-5-phosphate isomerase: MFQRFARTGLVKRYIIHSLGAGKSSLTCGIREFSAIASKMSLEQAKKIAAFKAVDEYVKDNTVVGVGSGSTVVYAVQRLAERVKSEGLKLVCIPTSFQARQLIIESGLVLGDLEQNPKIDCAIDGADEVDADMVLIKGGGGCLLQEKIVASCADKLVVIADYTKNSKRLGEQYKKGIPIEVVPMAYVPIRDKISAKYGGKLALRMAVAKAGPVVTDNGNFILDWHFPESGEFDWDAVNQDIMMIPGVVETGLFVKMASKAYFGLADGSVIERSA, encoded by the exons ATGTTCCAACGTTTTGCCCGAACCGGTCTGGTTAAACGTTATATAATTCACTCGCTCGGCGCTGGTAAAAGTTCTTTAACTTGTGGCATCCGTGAATTCTCGGCAATAGCTTCCAAAATGAGTCTGGAACAAGCGAAGAAAATTGCCGCGTTCAAAGCGGTCGACGAATACGTGAAAGACAACACAGTTGTGGGAGTCGGTAGTGGATCGACCGTGGTGTACGCGGTTCAACGACTCGCTGAGCGGGTCAAAAGTGAAGGTCTGAAATTAGTATGCATTCCAACGAGCTTTCAGGCGCGCCAGTTGATAATTGAGAGTGGACTCGTTTTGGGTGACTTAGAGCAGAATCCGAAGATTGATTGTGCCATCGATGGAGCGGATGAAGTTGACGCTGACATGGTGCTGATCAAAGGGGGTGGCGGTTGCTTGCTGCAA gaGAAGATTGTTGCTTCCTGTGCCGATAAGCTGGTAGTTATTGCCGACTATACGAAAAACTCAAAAAGGCTTGGCGAGCAGTACAAAAAGGGTATCCCGATTGAGGTTGTACCAATGGCATACGTACCGATTCGGGACAAAATTTCCGCCAAGTACGGTGGTAAGCTGGCCCTGAGAATGGCCGTAGCGAAAGCTGGTCCTGTAGTGACCGACAACGGAAACTTCATTCTCGATTGGCATTTCCCTGAGAGTGGTGAATTCGACTGGGATGCCGTTAACCAGGACATTATGATGATTCCCGGTGTCGTTGAGACGGGTTTGTTTGTGAAAATGGCTTCGAAAGCGTATTTCGGCCTGGCGGATGGATCTGTCATCGAAAGGAGTGCCTGA